The proteins below are encoded in one region of Limnochorda pilosa:
- a CDS encoding sensor histidine kinase, with translation MALQMSSRRHVGLLTHRWLDAYTRSRWQAGALFALCLAVLDRFFALPYPLLPLLALTAVYAALQPLFTALLERFDESDASMAGVELVVDSLLVAGVLYWTGGVESPFHWLWIVMVMLAALAGGRRASLLMAAWITGLDAIEMGFEYWGILPHHHVDIMPNHPLGQFLDPRAVAVNLAINGLFFLVAGYLSGILVETAQHQARRLGVVEQELRRQEETRKRLLRQVVTAQEEERKRVARELHDESSQMVTALLLNVKHVEQQIRAGGDISGPIRTVETLADRALSALGRVIWALRPQDLDELGLVAAVRHAAETVLGASAAVHFDARIDRELPDEVEITLYRVLQEAITNVARHAHARQVWIDLHEDETGVRLRVEDDGVGFRPDEVRREPEGGIGLSGMEERIRLFDGSFELDSAPGRGTRVTAWIPLESEEVQPDEARARADRR, from the coding sequence ATGGCGTTGCAGATGAGCAGCAGGCGGCACGTGGGGCTCCTCACCCACCGGTGGCTCGATGCCTACACCCGGAGCCGCTGGCAGGCCGGGGCCCTCTTCGCCCTCTGCCTGGCCGTGCTGGATCGCTTCTTCGCCCTGCCCTACCCGCTCCTGCCGCTGCTGGCTCTCACCGCCGTCTACGCGGCGCTCCAGCCGCTCTTCACCGCTCTGCTCGAGCGGTTCGACGAGTCCGACGCCAGCATGGCCGGGGTGGAACTGGTGGTGGACAGCCTGCTGGTGGCGGGCGTCCTCTACTGGACGGGCGGCGTCGAGAGCCCCTTCCACTGGCTCTGGATCGTGATGGTGATGCTGGCGGCCCTGGCCGGCGGGCGCAGGGCGAGCCTGCTCATGGCCGCGTGGATCACGGGCCTCGACGCGATCGAGATGGGTTTCGAGTACTGGGGCATCCTTCCACACCACCACGTGGACATCATGCCCAACCACCCCCTCGGCCAGTTCCTGGACCCACGCGCCGTGGCCGTCAACCTGGCGATCAACGGGCTCTTCTTTCTGGTGGCCGGGTACCTGTCGGGGATCCTGGTGGAGACCGCCCAGCATCAGGCCCGCCGTCTGGGTGTGGTGGAGCAGGAGCTGCGGCGCCAGGAGGAGACCCGCAAGCGGTTGCTGCGCCAGGTGGTGACCGCCCAGGAGGAGGAGCGCAAGCGGGTGGCCCGGGAGCTGCACGACGAGTCGAGCCAGATGGTGACGGCCCTGCTGCTGAACGTGAAGCACGTGGAGCAGCAGATCCGGGCGGGAGGCGACATCTCGGGCCCCATCCGCACCGTGGAGACCCTGGCCGATCGGGCCCTCAGCGCGCTGGGGCGGGTGATCTGGGCCCTGCGCCCCCAGGACCTGGACGAGCTGGGGCTGGTGGCGGCGGTGCGCCACGCGGCGGAGACGGTGCTGGGCGCATCCGCGGCCGTCCACTTCGACGCCCGCATCGACCGGGAGCTGCCCGACGAGGTGGAGATCACCCTCTACCGGGTGCTGCAGGAGGCCATCACCAACGTGGCCCGGCACGCGCACGCGCGGCAGGTCTGGATTGACCTCCACGAGGACGAGACGGGCGTCCGCCTTCGGGTGGAGGACGACGGGGTGGGTTTCCGTCCCGACGAGGTCCGCCGGGAGCCCGAGGGGGGCATCGGGCTCTCGGGGATGGAGGAGCGGATCCGCCTGTTCGATGGTTCCTTCGAGCTGGACTCGGCGCCCGGCCGCGGGACCCGGGTCACGGCCTGGATACCCCTGGAATCCGAGGAGGTGCAGCCCGATGAGGCCCGTGCGCGTGCTGATCGTCGATGA
- a CDS encoding response regulator, with the protein MRPVRVLIVDDQQMIREGISLILKSHPGIEVVGEAANGREALERVEASQPDVVLMDISMPELNGIDATVVLKRRFPQVKVLALTVHDAEGYILQLLRAGASGYIVKKAAGDELIEAIRCVCRGDYYLHPTVTRQVIEEYVRHMQEGTRGPEDLLTERERQIVQLAAEGYKNREIAERLNISLKTVETHRANIMQKLNISDRVELVRYAIRAGIIEP; encoded by the coding sequence ATGAGGCCCGTGCGCGTGCTGATCGTCGATGACCAGCAAATGATCCGCGAGGGTATCTCCCTCATTCTCAAGAGCCACCCCGGCATCGAGGTGGTCGGTGAGGCCGCCAACGGGCGGGAGGCTCTGGAACGGGTGGAGGCGAGCCAGCCCGACGTGGTCTTGATGGACATCAGCATGCCGGAGCTGAACGGCATCGACGCCACGGTGGTCTTGAAGCGCCGCTTCCCCCAGGTGAAGGTGCTGGCCCTCACGGTCCACGACGCGGAGGGCTACATCCTGCAGCTCCTGCGGGCGGGGGCGTCGGGCTACATCGTGAAGAAGGCGGCCGGCGACGAGCTGATCGAGGCGATCCGGTGCGTCTGCCGGGGCGACTACTACCTCCACCCCACCGTCACTCGCCAGGTGATCGAGGAGTACGTCCGTCACATGCAGGAAGGCACCCGCGGCCCTGAGGACCTCCTCACCGAGCGCGAGCGGCAGATCGTCCAGCTCGCGGCCGAAGGGTACAAGAACCGGGAGATCGCCGAGCGGCTCAACATCTCCCTGAAGACGGTGGAGACCCACCGGGCCAACATCATGCAGAAGCTGAACATCTCAGACCGGGTCGAGTTGGTGCGGTACGCCATCCGCGCCGGCATCATCGAGCCGTGA
- a CDS encoding TetR/AcrR family transcriptional regulator — translation MHETRKEQVLEAAVHLFRAKGYHATSVQDIADAVGLRKGSLYHYIRSKEELLFEIIHSTIQTYIHRLESIAARPEPASARLAAAIEAHIKAVAQDTEGFAIFIGETRALEPEQRQRIEEASSQYGHLLERLIEEASLEGAFRPADSAMAALAILGACNWMHRWYDPQGRLSPKEIAAAFTEVFFGGLLQQPQIQASLPGKGRTGGVTTRR, via the coding sequence GTGCACGAGACGCGCAAGGAGCAGGTGCTCGAGGCCGCAGTCCACCTCTTCCGGGCCAAGGGATACCACGCCACCTCGGTCCAGGACATCGCGGACGCGGTGGGGTTGCGCAAGGGCAGCCTCTACCACTACATCCGCAGCAAGGAAGAGCTCCTTTTCGAGATCATCCACAGCACCATCCAGACGTACATCCACCGCCTGGAATCGATCGCGGCTCGGCCCGAACCCGCCTCCGCCAGGCTGGCCGCCGCCATCGAAGCCCACATCAAGGCCGTGGCCCAGGACACCGAGGGCTTCGCCATCTTCATCGGCGAGACCCGCGCGCTGGAGCCGGAACAGCGGCAGCGCATCGAGGAAGCCAGCAGTCAGTACGGCCACCTGCTGGAGCGCCTCATCGAGGAGGCGTCCCTGGAGGGCGCCTTCCGTCCCGCCGACAGCGCCATGGCCGCCCTGGCCATCCTGGGCGCGTGCAACTGGATGCACCGGTGGTACGATCCTCAGGGGCGTCTGAGCCCAAAGGAGATCGCGGCAGCCTTCACGGAGGTATTCTTCGGAGGGCTGCTCCAACAGCCCCAAATCCAGGCCTCCCTTCCCGGCAAAGGCCGGACGGGGGGCGTGACCACGAGGAGGTAG
- a CDS encoding SCP2 sterol-binding domain-containing protein, with protein sequence MPDLNRIFAELHQKLEAAPDRWKETEISCQFDLSGEGGGTYHLVLAGGRADVGPGAPDAPKVTLSMAADAFERMLGGQLNPTAAFMSGQLKIQGDMGMAMKLQGLLQ encoded by the coding sequence ATGCCGGATCTCAACCGGATCTTCGCCGAGCTCCACCAGAAGCTGGAGGCCGCCCCCGACCGCTGGAAGGAAACCGAGATCTCCTGCCAGTTCGACCTCTCGGGCGAGGGCGGGGGCACGTACCACCTGGTCCTGGCGGGCGGCCGGGCCGACGTGGGGCCGGGCGCGCCCGACGCCCCCAAGGTGACCCTCTCCATGGCGGCCGACGCCTTTGAGCGCATGCTAGGGGGCCAGCTGAACCCCACCGCCGCCTTCATGAGCGGCCAGCTCAAGATCCAGGGAGACATGGGGATGGCCATGAAGCTCCAGGGCCTTCTCCAGTAG
- a CDS encoding SDR family NAD(P)-dependent oxidoreductase, with product MVINLEGKVALVTGASRGIGRVDALTLARAGADVVVTDILLESDLESRARAEQYGPLAQVMQSTGQVYTERTAEAIRAMGRRSAAYRMDVTNPEQVREVFARVREEFGGLHVLVNNAGTLDHLGQIENQRDELWERDLRVNLTGAYTCCKAVWPIMKEQQDGRIVNMSSVAGTLGGFGQASYSSTKAGLIGLTKSLALEGARHGIRVNAVAPGIIGTEAFKMGTGHQDRMVARTAFRRVGEPEDVANAIAFLVSDLARYITGVVLNVSGGIELFTF from the coding sequence ATCGTGATCAACCTGGAGGGCAAGGTGGCCCTGGTGACGGGGGCCTCCCGGGGCATCGGGCGGGTAGACGCCCTCACCCTGGCCCGGGCCGGGGCCGACGTGGTGGTGACCGACATCCTGCTCGAGTCGGACCTGGAGTCCAGGGCCCGGGCGGAGCAGTACGGGCCGCTGGCCCAGGTCATGCAGTCCACGGGCCAGGTCTACACCGAGCGGACGGCTGAGGCGATCCGGGCCATGGGCCGCCGTTCGGCCGCCTACCGGATGGACGTGACCAACCCCGAGCAGGTGCGGGAGGTCTTCGCCCGGGTACGGGAGGAGTTCGGTGGGCTCCACGTCCTGGTGAACAACGCCGGCACCCTGGACCACCTGGGCCAGATCGAGAACCAGAGAGACGAGCTCTGGGAACGGGACCTGCGGGTGAACCTCACCGGGGCCTACACCTGCTGCAAGGCCGTCTGGCCTATCATGAAGGAGCAGCAGGACGGCCGGATCGTGAACATGTCCAGCGTGGCCGGCACCCTGGGGGGCTTCGGCCAGGCGAGCTACTCCAGCACCAAGGCCGGTCTCATCGGGCTCACCAAGAGCCTCGCGCTGGAGGGCGCCCGCCACGGCATCCGGGTGAACGCGGTGGCGCCCGGCATCATCGGCACCGAGGCCTTCAAGATGGGGACCGGACATCAGGACCGGATGGTGGCCCGCACCGCCTTCCGCCGGGTGGGGGAGCCGGAAGACGTGGCCAACGCCATCGCCTTCCTGGTGTCGGACCTGGCCCGGTACATCACGGGCGTCGTGCTGAACGTCTCGGGCGGCATCGAGCTCTTCACCTTCTAG
- a CDS encoding enoyl-CoA hydratase/isomerase family protein: protein MGLIEHELQEGVAVVRFNSPPVNALSQAFFEELARVVAWLEGTAGIRAALFTSAFPGVFMAGADLTEFQPAGGAGAPDAERLRARVWETIGMYHDLFGRIEALPYPTVAAINGHALGGGCEFSLACDFRLMVDDGRSEIGLPEVRLGLFPGGGGTQRLPRLIGEARAKELILRGWRLKAPEARQIGLVTDLYPAETFADQALDFTRRLALQATQALAFAKRNVHRSLEVPLSEGLKGEQEDFAAVVVTEDAREGIQAFFEGRKANFRGR from the coding sequence TTGGGCCTCATCGAGCACGAGCTGCAGGAGGGCGTGGCGGTCGTCCGTTTCAACAGCCCGCCGGTGAACGCGCTCTCGCAGGCTTTCTTCGAGGAGCTGGCACGGGTGGTGGCGTGGCTGGAAGGGACGGCCGGCATCCGGGCGGCTCTTTTCACCAGCGCCTTCCCCGGCGTCTTCATGGCCGGAGCCGACCTGACCGAGTTCCAGCCGGCCGGCGGCGCTGGGGCTCCGGACGCGGAGCGGCTGCGCGCCCGGGTGTGGGAGACCATCGGCATGTACCACGACCTTTTCGGGCGCATCGAGGCCCTGCCCTATCCCACCGTGGCGGCCATCAACGGCCACGCGCTGGGGGGCGGGTGCGAGTTCTCCCTGGCCTGCGACTTCCGCCTGATGGTGGACGACGGGCGCTCGGAGATCGGCCTGCCCGAGGTGCGGCTGGGCCTCTTCCCGGGCGGCGGCGGTACCCAGCGGCTGCCCCGGCTGATCGGAGAGGCACGGGCCAAGGAGCTGATCCTGCGGGGCTGGCGGCTGAAGGCGCCCGAGGCGCGGCAGATCGGTCTGGTGACCGACCTCTACCCGGCCGAGACCTTCGCGGACCAGGCGCTGGACTTCACCCGGCGGCTGGCGCTGCAGGCCACCCAGGCCCTGGCCTTCGCCAAGCGGAACGTCCACCGCAGCCTCGAGGTGCCGCTTTCCGAGGGACTCAAGGGTGAGCAGGAAGACTTCGCAGCCGTGGTGGTCACTGAGGACGCCCGGGAAGGGATTCAGGCCTTCTTCGAGGGACGCAAGGCCAACTTCCGCGGGCGCTGA
- a CDS encoding thiolase family protein: MSEAWILDAVRTPVGRRKGRVSRLHPQELVVHLLHALEERDHLDPAQVEDVILGCVTNIGEQGFNIARMSVLAAGWPVEVPGTTVNRMCASSLQAFNFAAQAIRAGDHDLLVAGGVESMTRVEMGSDGGPMSRPLQERFDLVPQGISAELIAERWRLAREELDAYSYESHQRALRATDRGHFQGEIVPLPVPAWEDQPAEVLAVDEGPRRDTSPEKMATLQPAFKPDGVVTAGNSSQISDGASLVLVSSPERAKSLGLRPRARVVATAVVGVDPVIMLTGPIPATRKVLQKAGLTLDQMDVVEINEAFASVVLAWQRELDPDMTRVNPNGGAIALGHPLGASGTRLLATALNELERREGRYALITLCIGFGQAVATIIERIQEARPS, translated from the coding sequence TTGAGCGAGGCGTGGATCCTGGATGCGGTCCGCACGCCCGTGGGGCGGCGGAAGGGGCGGGTGAGCCGGCTTCACCCGCAGGAGCTGGTGGTCCACCTCCTGCACGCGCTGGAGGAGCGGGACCACCTGGACCCGGCCCAGGTGGAGGACGTGATCCTGGGCTGCGTGACCAACATCGGGGAGCAGGGCTTCAACATCGCGCGGATGAGCGTGCTGGCGGCCGGGTGGCCCGTGGAGGTCCCGGGCACCACCGTCAACCGCATGTGCGCCTCCAGCCTCCAGGCGTTCAACTTCGCCGCCCAGGCCATCCGGGCCGGCGACCACGACCTGCTGGTGGCGGGGGGCGTGGAGAGCATGACCCGGGTGGAGATGGGCTCCGACGGTGGGCCCATGAGCCGCCCGCTGCAGGAGCGCTTCGACCTGGTGCCCCAGGGGATCTCGGCCGAGCTGATCGCCGAGCGGTGGAGGCTGGCGCGGGAGGAGCTGGACGCCTACTCCTACGAGAGCCACCAGCGGGCCCTCCGGGCCACGGATCGGGGTCACTTCCAGGGTGAGATCGTGCCTCTGCCCGTCCCGGCGTGGGAGGACCAGCCCGCCGAGGTCCTGGCCGTCGACGAAGGTCCCCGGCGCGACACCAGCCCGGAAAAGATGGCCACCCTCCAACCGGCCTTCAAGCCCGATGGGGTGGTGACCGCCGGCAACTCGAGCCAGATCTCGGACGGGGCGTCGCTGGTACTGGTGTCCTCGCCCGAGAGGGCGAAGAGCCTGGGGCTCAGGCCCCGGGCCCGGGTGGTGGCCACCGCGGTGGTGGGGGTGGACCCCGTCATCATGCTCACCGGCCCCATCCCCGCGACGCGGAAGGTGCTCCAGAAGGCGGGGCTCACCCTGGACCAGATGGACGTGGTCGAGATCAACGAGGCCTTCGCCTCGGTGGTGCTGGCCTGGCAGCGGGAGCTCGATCCTGACATGACCCGGGTGAACCCCAACGGCGGCGCCATCGCGCTGGGGCATCCGCTGGGGGCTTCGGGCACGCGGCTGCTGGCCACGGCCCTCAACGAGCTGGAGCGACGGGAGGGCCGCTACGCCCTGATCACCCTCTGCATCGGCTTCGGCCAGGCGGTGGCCACCATCATCGAGCGGATCCAGGAGGCGCGTCCCTCATGA
- a CDS encoding acyl-CoA dehydrogenase family protein — MISFQPGQEEKDLRDLAREFAETRLRPAARAAEGEGEPPGELAQAYEELGLGSIALPEALGGAGLGMVAACLVEEELAWGDPGLALALGQRGAALAFAADLLGDDSAPMPADLVGPGALLWPQAPDDPRAGTRGITFTVQAHPGSSAEHALYGRVPAAAGAAHASWLLVAANLGEETALFRVTPGGPGVQVAPVPHPLGLAAAGFGELALEGAEVDAGALLWRGDPRTPALLRARERARLRVAAQLVGTARAALEYATGYAAERQAFGEPIARFQGVSFMVAEMAMEVEAARNLLWQAAWRLDRGKAPAGAAQALLQARAAAVAVTSGGVQVLGGHGYMADHPVEKWMRDARALGVAVFPETALEVEAATELGLGPRWTAPGLAASRDAGRPGEGGAA; from the coding sequence ATGATCTCCTTCCAGCCCGGCCAGGAGGAGAAGGACCTGCGCGACCTGGCCCGGGAGTTCGCCGAGACGCGCCTCCGCCCCGCCGCCCGGGCAGCGGAAGGGGAAGGGGAACCGCCTGGGGAGCTGGCCCAGGCGTACGAGGAGCTGGGGTTGGGCAGCATCGCCCTCCCCGAGGCGCTGGGCGGTGCGGGCCTCGGCATGGTGGCGGCGTGCCTGGTTGAGGAGGAACTGGCGTGGGGCGACCCCGGGCTCGCCTTGGCCCTGGGGCAAAGGGGCGCCGCCCTGGCCTTCGCCGCGGACCTGCTGGGGGACGATTCCGCCCCCATGCCGGCCGACCTGGTGGGCCCGGGCGCCCTGCTCTGGCCCCAGGCCCCCGACGATCCTCGCGCGGGGACCCGCGGGATCACCTTCACCGTCCAGGCTCACCCAGGTTCGAGCGCCGAGCACGCGCTGTACGGCCGCGTTCCGGCTGCGGCGGGCGCGGCGCACGCCTCCTGGCTCCTGGTGGCCGCCAACCTGGGCGAGGAGACAGCCCTCTTCCGGGTGACCCCGGGCGGGCCCGGCGTGCAGGTCGCGCCGGTGCCACATCCTTTGGGCCTCGCGGCTGCAGGCTTCGGCGAGCTGGCCCTGGAGGGCGCCGAGGTGGACGCAGGGGCGCTCCTCTGGCGGGGCGACCCGCGAACCCCGGCCCTCCTCCGCGCCCGGGAGCGGGCCCGCCTGCGGGTGGCCGCGCAGCTGGTGGGCACCGCCCGGGCCGCCCTCGAGTACGCGACGGGCTATGCGGCGGAGCGGCAGGCCTTCGGGGAGCCCATCGCCCGCTTCCAGGGCGTCTCCTTCATGGTGGCCGAGATGGCCATGGAGGTAGAGGCCGCCCGGAACCTGCTCTGGCAGGCGGCCTGGCGCCTCGATCGCGGGAAGGCCCCCGCGGGAGCGGCCCAGGCGCTGCTGCAGGCCCGGGCGGCGGCGGTGGCCGTCACCAGTGGCGGGGTGCAGGTGCTGGGTGGCCACGGGTACATGGCCGACCACCCCGTGGAGAAGTGGATGCGGGACGCCCGGGCCCTGGGGGTGGCCGTCTTCCCCGAGACCGCGCTGGAGGTGGAGGCGGCGACAGAGCTCGGCCTGGGCCCCCGATGGACGGCCCCGGGGCTCGCGGCCAGCCGGGATGCAGGCCGGCCTGGAGAGGGGGGCGCGGCATGA
- a CDS encoding acyl-CoA dehydrogenase family protein: MIDFELSDAQRNIQQFLHWVAESEIRPVSLEADEAHEVPMTLLRKLKELGVTMDALPGPTSSASAGSGDGDRPVERQGNRIGVLAAEELAWGDAAVAISLPGAGLGGPPVQMMGTPEQKERFLGIFKDPEPRWGAYALTEPEAGSDVSGIRTTCRKDGDHWVLNGTKLFITNGARASWNVVFATVDPTLGRAGHRVFVVEKGTRGFQVGRILDKMGIRASETAELLFQDCRVPAENLLGGEERYAQREGFKAAMQTFDVTRPTVGAMAVGIGRAAFEYTRDRLRQELDLSRPIPRYGVLAERLTRMERELQAARLLVWQAASMADQRIPNTKEASMAKAYAGTVATRACADAVELLGAAGVRHDRWVEKWYRDIKVFDIFEGTGQVQRLVVARRLFEQLGLRV, from the coding sequence ATGATCGACTTCGAGCTCAGCGACGCACAGCGGAACATCCAGCAATTCCTTCACTGGGTGGCGGAGAGCGAGATCCGGCCCGTCTCCCTGGAGGCGGACGAGGCCCACGAGGTACCCATGACGCTCCTTCGGAAGCTGAAGGAGCTGGGGGTGACCATGGATGCGCTCCCCGGGCCCACGTCGTCGGCTTCGGCCGGGTCCGGCGACGGGGATCGCCCGGTCGAGCGGCAGGGGAACCGGATCGGGGTCCTGGCCGCGGAGGAGCTGGCGTGGGGGGACGCCGCCGTGGCCATCAGCCTGCCCGGGGCAGGGCTGGGCGGCCCGCCCGTTCAGATGATGGGGACACCCGAGCAGAAGGAGCGGTTCCTGGGCATCTTCAAGGATCCCGAGCCCCGCTGGGGGGCCTACGCCCTCACCGAGCCCGAGGCCGGCTCCGACGTGTCGGGGATCCGCACCACCTGCCGCAAGGACGGCGACCACTGGGTCCTGAACGGCACCAAGCTCTTCATCACCAACGGCGCCCGGGCCAGCTGGAACGTGGTCTTCGCCACCGTGGACCCCACCCTGGGGAGAGCCGGGCACCGGGTCTTCGTGGTGGAGAAGGGCACGCGCGGCTTCCAGGTGGGGCGCATCCTCGACAAGATGGGCATCCGGGCCTCGGAGACGGCGGAGCTGCTCTTCCAGGACTGCCGGGTGCCGGCGGAGAACCTCCTGGGCGGGGAGGAGCGCTACGCCCAGCGCGAGGGGTTCAAGGCGGCCATGCAGACCTTCGACGTCACCCGGCCCACGGTGGGCGCCATGGCCGTGGGGATCGGACGGGCCGCCTTCGAGTACACCCGCGACCGGCTGCGGCAGGAGCTGGACCTGAGCCGTCCCATCCCCCGCTACGGCGTCCTCGCCGAGCGGCTCACCCGTATGGAGCGGGAGCTCCAGGCGGCCCGGCTCCTGGTGTGGCAGGCGGCCTCCATGGCCGACCAGCGGATCCCCAACACCAAGGAGGCGTCCATGGCCAAGGCGTACGCGGGTACGGTGGCCACCCGGGCCTGCGCCGACGCCGTGGAGCTCCTGGGGGCGGCCGGCGTCCGGCACGACCGCTGGGTGGAGAAGTGGTACCGGGACATCAAGGTCTTCGACATCTTCGAGGGAACCGGCCAGGTGCAGCGCCTGGTGGTGGCCCGCCGGCTCTTCGAGCAGCTCGGGCTGCGGGTGTAG
- a CDS encoding electron transfer flavoprotein subunit beta/FixA family protein gives MHTVVCIKQILDPEIPPREFRVDPEAKEAIRGRASLVIGPFDLNALEVALQLKERDPGGKVTVVSLGGDETKEALRRALAMGCDEAVWIHDPALARPDASATARTLAAAIGKLEPVDVVLFGRQAGDWDQGQVGPMVAEALERTLVANVFQTRGQGASLQMLQAAEGGYRVVEATLPAAATVTNHESNAARLPKVRDIMLANRKPIAEWGLTDLGLAPEELAARVVVEELAIPAQEGSCTFVEGESPQEKAQNLARTLRDLKVI, from the coding sequence GTGCACACGGTGGTCTGCATCAAGCAGATCCTCGACCCGGAGATCCCGCCCCGGGAGTTTCGCGTGGACCCCGAGGCGAAAGAGGCGATCCGGGGCCGCGCCTCGCTGGTGATCGGCCCCTTCGACCTCAACGCCCTGGAAGTGGCTCTCCAGCTCAAGGAGCGCGACCCCGGCGGCAAGGTCACCGTGGTGAGCCTGGGCGGCGACGAGACCAAGGAGGCCCTCCGCCGTGCCCTGGCCATGGGCTGCGACGAGGCCGTCTGGATCCACGATCCGGCCCTGGCCCGCCCCGACGCCAGCGCGACCGCCCGCACCCTGGCGGCCGCGATCGGCAAGCTCGAGCCGGTAGACGTGGTCCTCTTCGGCCGGCAGGCGGGCGACTGGGACCAGGGCCAGGTGGGCCCCATGGTGGCCGAGGCGCTTGAGCGGACCCTGGTGGCCAACGTCTTCCAGACCCGGGGCCAGGGCGCTTCCCTGCAGATGCTGCAGGCGGCTGAGGGCGGCTACCGGGTGGTGGAGGCGACGCTTCCGGCCGCGGCCACCGTCACCAACCACGAGTCCAACGCGGCCCGGCTCCCCAAGGTACGGGACATCATGCTCGCCAACCGGAAGCCCATCGCCGAGTGGGGCCTGACCGACCTGGGCCTCGCACCCGAGGAGCTGGCGGCGCGGGTGGTGGTGGAGGAGCTGGCCATCCCCGCCCAGGAAGGAAGCTGCACCTTCGTGGAGGGCGAGAGCCCTCAGGAGAAGGCCCAGAACCTGGCCCGGACCCTGCGGGATCTTAAGGTCATCTAG
- a CDS encoding electron transfer flavoprotein subunit alpha/FixB family protein, with protein MLFVALTVPSEGIGRPGREVLGLARRLADGGAPGPVVAGIAGPGAAQAAAEAVGLGADRVVAVTGRGETADRTLLLRDLLAAWERAGGNAGWVLVPGDDAGRELAPRLAFRLNAGVVTDAVQVAWEGGRLETRRPVYGGKAVAALALQGQVGVIQVKDRAFDAAEPDPARTGQAEEIPAEGGSPRMKVVEQVREEVEGIPMEEAPVVVAGGRGMGGPEPFQTELNELARILGGAVGASLAAVDAGWVPPSYQVGQTGKSVAPNLYVAVGISGASQHVAGIAGAKHVVAINKDAEAPIFRVAELGLVGDWKEVLPAFIQAVRELRG; from the coding sequence GTGCTCTTCGTGGCGCTGACCGTACCATCGGAAGGCATCGGCCGCCCCGGCCGGGAGGTGCTGGGTCTGGCCCGGCGGCTGGCCGATGGCGGTGCTCCGGGTCCCGTGGTGGCTGGCATCGCCGGGCCGGGTGCGGCCCAGGCGGCAGCGGAGGCCGTCGGCCTCGGGGCGGACCGGGTGGTGGCCGTGACGGGGCGGGGGGAGACGGCGGACCGTACGCTGCTTCTCCGGGACCTGCTGGCCGCCTGGGAGAGGGCCGGAGGCAACGCGGGATGGGTGCTCGTCCCCGGTGACGACGCGGGCCGGGAACTGGCCCCGCGGCTCGCCTTTCGCCTGAACGCAGGCGTGGTGACCGACGCGGTCCAGGTGGCGTGGGAGGGCGGCCGGCTGGAGACCCGGCGGCCCGTCTACGGCGGGAAGGCGGTGGCCGCCCTGGCTCTCCAGGGCCAGGTGGGCGTCATCCAGGTGAAGGATCGCGCCTTCGATGCCGCCGAGCCCGACCCGGCGCGCACCGGCCAGGCCGAAGAGATCCCGGCGGAAGGCGGCTCGCCTCGCATGAAGGTGGTGGAGCAGGTCCGGGAGGAGGTCGAGGGCATCCCCATGGAGGAAGCGCCCGTGGTGGTCGCCGGTGGACGGGGCATGGGCGGGCCCGAACCCTTCCAAACGGAACTGAACGAGCTCGCCCGGATCCTGGGCGGCGCCGTGGGCGCGTCCCTGGCCGCGGTGGATGCCGGCTGGGTGCCCCCCTCGTACCAGGTAGGGCAGACGGGGAAGAGCGTCGCGCCCAACCTCTACGTGGCCGTAGGCATCTCCGGCGCGAGCCAGCACGTGGCCGGCATCGCGGGCGCCAAGCACGTGGTGGCCATCAACAAGGACGCGGAGGCGCCCATCTTCCGCGTGGCCGAGCTGGGGTTGGTGGGCGACTGGAAAGAGGTCCTCCCCGCCTTCATACAGGCGGTGCGGGAGCTGCGGGGCTAG